Within the Pseudomonas orientalis genome, the region AGCAGCACCGTCTGGAACGGCAGGAAGCAGCCGAACAGCAACAGGCCGAAGAACAGCTGCGAACCACGGAAGCGCCAGAACGACAGCACGTAGCCATTCAGCGCGCCGATGGCGGTGGAGATCAGTACAGCGGGCACGGTGATCTTGATCGAGTTCCAGAAGTAACCGTCCACGGTGTCCCAGGCCTTGACCCAGCCGATACCGCTGACCACGGTCGGCCAGCTCAGCAGGTTGCCGGTGCTGATATCTTCCGGGGTCTTGAAGCTGGTGAGCAGCATCACTACCAGCGGCACCAGGTACAGCAGCACCGCGAGAATCAGCACCGCGTAGATCGCGATACGGCTCAGGCTGACGGCAGGTTTGGCGGCGAGACTAGTCATTACGCTTGGTCCTCAGCTCGGAATACAGGTACGGCACGATGATCGCGAGGATCGCACCGAGCATCAGGATTGCACTGGCCGAGCCCATGCCCATCTGGCCGCGGCTGAAGGTGAACGAGTACATGAACATGGCAGGCAGGTCGGACGAATAGCCCGGGCCGCCGGCCGTCATCGCCGCCACCAGGTCGAAGCTCTTGATCGCAATGTGCGCCAGGATCATCACCGCACTGAAGAACACCGGGCGCAGGCTTGGCAGCACCACGCTCCAGTAGATGCGCGGCAGGCTCGCGCCGTCGATCTGCGCGGCGCGGATGATCGACTGATCAACACCGCGCAGGCCGGCCAGGAACATCGCCATGATAAAGCCCGAAGCTTGCCACACAGCGGCGATCACCAGGCAGTAGACCACGCGGTCGGGGTCGATCAGCCAGTCGAGACGGAAGCCTTCCCAGCCCCAGTCGCGCAATAATTTGTCCAGGCCCATGCCCGGGTTGAGCAGCCATTTCCACGCGGTACCGGTGACGATCATCGAGAGCGCCATCGGGTACAGGTAAATGGTGCGAATGAAACCTTCGCGGCGGATTTTCTGGTCGAGGAAAATCGCCAGCGTCACACCGATCACCAGGGTGATACCAATGAACATGCCGCCGAACACGGCCAGGTTCTTGCTCGCCACCCACCAACGGTCGTTGTCGAACAGCC harbors:
- a CDS encoding carbohydrate ABC transporter permease — translated: MSSVAVFSKASPFDALQRWLPKLVLAPSMFIVLVSFYGYILWTFVLSFTTSTFLPSYKWAGLAQYERLFDNDRWWVASKNLAVFGGMFIGITLVIGVTLAIFLDQKIRREGFIRTIYLYPMALSMIVTGTAWKWLLNPGMGLDKLLRDWGWEGFRLDWLIDPDRVVYCLVIAAVWQASGFIMAMFLAGLRGVDQSIIRAAQIDGASLPRIYWSVVLPSLRPVFFSAVMILAHIAIKSFDLVAAMTAGGPGYSSDLPAMFMYSFTFSRGQMGMGSASAILMLGAILAIIVPYLYSELRTKRND